Proteins encoded within one genomic window of Actinoplanes octamycinicus:
- a CDS encoding TetR/AcrR family transcriptional regulator, producing the protein MTRAAGAQRPISRGRGARRRVLTAALEVLDEHGLAGFTMEAVARRAGAGKATLYRHWPGTNALLVDAMDTTFVPLPVPDTGRVETDVAELLTGFVTLLATTPFPRLLAAFMDAAERDPALRTMHAELTRRRREPMLAVLTRAEQRGQLRPGLDPDLTVDLLAAPFFYRRLVAHRPIPPDLITAVITQVLGPHTA; encoded by the coding sequence ATGACCCGAGCTGCTGGGGCACAACGGCCCATTTCGCGCGGACGCGGCGCGCGGCGGCGAGTCCTGACCGCCGCCCTGGAGGTGCTCGACGAGCACGGCCTGGCCGGGTTCACCATGGAGGCGGTGGCCCGCCGGGCCGGTGCCGGCAAGGCCACCCTCTACCGGCACTGGCCCGGGACGAACGCGCTGCTCGTCGACGCCATGGACACCACCTTCGTGCCGCTGCCGGTCCCGGACACCGGCCGGGTGGAGACCGACGTCGCCGAGCTGCTGACCGGCTTCGTGACGCTGCTGGCGACCACCCCGTTCCCGAGACTGCTGGCCGCCTTCATGGACGCCGCCGAGCGCGATCCCGCCCTGCGCACCATGCACGCCGAGTTGACCCGTCGCCGCCGCGAGCCGATGCTCGCCGTCCTGACCCGGGCCGAGCAGCGCGGCCAGCTGCGCCCCGGCCTCGACCCGGATCTCACCGTCGACCTGCTGGCGGCGCCGTTCTTCTACCGGCGGCTGGTCGCCCACCGCCCGATCCCACCGGATCTGATCACCGCCGTCATCACCCAGGTGCTCGGCCCGCACACCGCCTGA
- a CDS encoding zinc-dependent alcohol dehydrogenase family protein produces MYGWQVVAPGPDIRRSLRWATMLVPRPGPGELLLAVDACGVCRTDLHVTVGELPAHRPGVVPGHEIVGHVLEIGDGVTGFRSGDRVGAAWLRHTCGECRYCRCGAENLCPDSRYTGWDADGGYAGYTVVPAAFVYRLPDGYSDAELAPLLCAGIIGYRALRRADLPPGGRLGIYGFGASAHLAAQVALAEGATVHVLTRSAVARELAGELGVSSVAPAYAEPPEPLDAAILFAPVGDLVPVALRALDRGGTLAVAGIYLSKIPSLDYQDELFQERTLRSVTANTRDDGRELLAFASRHRLRVRVTPYPMARAAQALTDLAADRVSGAAVLLP; encoded by the coding sequence GTGTACGGATGGCAGGTTGTCGCTCCCGGGCCGGACATTCGACGGTCGCTGCGGTGGGCCACCATGCTGGTGCCCCGCCCCGGTCCGGGAGAGTTGTTGCTGGCGGTGGACGCTTGCGGCGTGTGCCGGACCGACCTGCACGTCACGGTCGGCGAGCTTCCGGCGCACCGGCCCGGGGTGGTGCCCGGCCACGAGATCGTCGGCCATGTGCTGGAGATCGGTGACGGCGTCACCGGGTTCCGGTCCGGGGACCGGGTCGGCGCGGCCTGGCTGCGCCACACCTGCGGCGAGTGTCGTTACTGCCGGTGCGGTGCCGAGAACCTGTGCCCGGATTCCCGGTACACCGGCTGGGACGCCGACGGCGGGTACGCCGGATACACGGTGGTGCCGGCCGCCTTCGTCTACCGGCTGCCGGACGGGTATTCCGACGCCGAACTGGCGCCGCTGCTGTGCGCCGGCATCATCGGTTATCGCGCGTTGCGCCGAGCCGATCTACCGCCCGGCGGCCGCCTGGGCATCTACGGCTTCGGTGCGTCCGCGCACCTGGCCGCGCAGGTGGCCCTCGCCGAAGGGGCCACCGTGCACGTGCTGACCCGCTCGGCGGTGGCCCGGGAGCTGGCGGGTGAGCTCGGCGTGAGTTCGGTGGCGCCGGCGTACGCCGAGCCGCCCGAACCACTTGACGCCGCGATCCTGTTCGCGCCGGTCGGCGACCTGGTCCCGGTCGCGTTGCGTGCGCTGGATCGCGGCGGGACGCTGGCCGTGGCCGGCATCTACCTCAGCAAGATCCCGTCGTTGGACTACCAGGACGAGCTGTTCCAGGAACGCACCCTGCGCAGCGTCACCGCCAACACCCGGGACGACGGGCGTGAGCTGCTGGCTTTCGCGAGCCGGCACCGTCTGCGGGTACGGGTCACGCCGTACCCGATGGCCCGGGCGGCGCAGGCGCTGACCGACCTCGCCGCTGACCGGGTCAGTGGCGCGGCCGTGCTGTTGCCGTAG
- a CDS encoding DoxX family membrane protein produces MTATGRDAATSLENVPAPGSMLTVAAARSLAVLRIALGFVFLWAFLDKTFGWGYATPSERAWLNGGSPTKGFLSGVDVGPFQSFFTSIAGAAWADWLFMIGLLGIGLALILGIGMRIAAGAGALMMLLMWFAEFPPAKTTGAGEATHSTNPFVDYHLIYGLGVIVTALTYAGHTWGLGRWWASLPLVRHNRWLI; encoded by the coding sequence ATGACTGCCACCGGCCGCGACGCGGCCACCTCGCTGGAAAACGTCCCGGCGCCCGGCTCGATGCTGACCGTCGCCGCCGCCCGCAGCCTCGCCGTGCTCCGTATCGCCCTCGGGTTCGTCTTCCTGTGGGCCTTCCTCGACAAGACGTTCGGCTGGGGTTACGCGACTCCGTCCGAGCGTGCCTGGCTCAACGGCGGCTCCCCCACCAAGGGCTTCCTCTCCGGCGTGGACGTCGGCCCGTTCCAGAGCTTCTTCACCAGCATCGCCGGTGCGGCCTGGGCCGACTGGCTGTTCATGATCGGCCTGCTTGGCATCGGCCTGGCGCTGATCCTCGGCATCGGCATGCGGATCGCCGCCGGCGCCGGCGCGCTGATGATGCTGCTCATGTGGTTCGCCGAGTTCCCGCCGGCGAAGACCACCGGCGCCGGCGAGGCCACCCACTCGACCAACCCGTTCGTCGACTACCACCTCATCTACGGGCTCGGCGTGATCGTCACGGCGCTCACCTACGCCGGTCACACCTGGGGCCTGGGCCGCTGGTGGGCGAGCCTGCCGCTGGTCCGGCACAACCGCTGGCTGATCTGA
- a CDS encoding DoxX family protein, translating to MLYWLTTALVAGECAVGGTLDLLRAPPFYPTMIELGYPGYLATIMGTAKLIAAAVLLAPRLPRLKEWAYAGVVINMTGAAASHLAMRQGLATLVAPTTFTVLALLSWASRPLTRTL from the coding sequence ATGCTGTACTGGTTGACCACGGCCCTGGTGGCTGGTGAATGCGCGGTCGGCGGGACTCTCGATCTGCTCCGGGCACCGCCGTTCTACCCGACGATGATCGAGCTCGGCTATCCCGGCTACCTGGCGACGATCATGGGCACCGCGAAGCTGATCGCCGCGGCGGTCCTGCTCGCGCCCCGGCTGCCACGCCTGAAGGAGTGGGCCTACGCCGGCGTGGTGATCAACATGACCGGCGCCGCCGCGTCCCATCTCGCCATGCGGCAGGGCCTTGCCACGCTTGTCGCCCCGACCACGTTCACGGTGCTGGCGCTGCTGTCGTGGGCGTCCCGGCCACTCACCCGCACCCTGTGA
- a CDS encoding bifunctional aminoglycoside phosphotransferase/ATP-binding protein, translating into MVITSFGHPELVETHAAMLFLLGDRAYKLRKPVQLGFHDFRRRADRFRVCHREVQLNKRLAPDVYLGVTDVLGPDGEPCDHLVVMRRMPAARRLSTLVRQGAPIGGELHRLARMLAVFHTHAQRGPAIDVEGARAALQDRWDAALDQLRRSHGDVSSSAEVAEVENRAHEFLAGREALFLDRIAGGRIVDGHGDLSADDIFLLDDGPRVLDCLEYDDRLRYLDVLDDVACLAVDLEHLGAPTLAEGFVAGYRAFSGDTAPPALLHHYAAYRAVLRAAAGCPRPRRDSPPHNGHLGDALRHLRAGTVRLVLLGGSPATGRSTLAGQLGGTVLSADRIWAELAGNAAAEPGDRIHAEMIWQARRLLEHGATVILDAAWTHEEHRRAARDLAHCTHSELVELRTAAAGRDTDDWPQARTVDSAAQALAELGGPFGPAETGRPARVTMRPAANSRS; encoded by the coding sequence ATGGTGATCACCTCGTTCGGCCACCCGGAGCTGGTGGAGACGCATGCCGCGATGCTGTTCCTGCTCGGCGACCGGGCCTACAAGCTGCGCAAACCGGTGCAACTGGGCTTTCACGACTTCCGCCGCCGCGCCGACCGGTTCCGCGTCTGCCACCGGGAGGTGCAGCTCAACAAGCGGCTCGCCCCCGACGTCTACCTCGGTGTCACCGACGTGCTCGGCCCCGACGGCGAGCCGTGCGATCACCTGGTGGTGATGCGCCGCATGCCCGCCGCCCGCCGCCTGTCCACGCTGGTCCGCCAGGGCGCCCCGATCGGCGGCGAGTTGCACCGGCTGGCCCGGATGCTGGCGGTCTTCCACACCCACGCCCAGCGCGGACCGGCGATCGACGTGGAGGGGGCGCGCGCCGCACTGCAGGATCGCTGGGACGCCGCGCTGGATCAGCTGCGCCGGTCCCACGGTGACGTGTCGAGCAGCGCGGAGGTCGCCGAGGTGGAGAACCGCGCGCACGAGTTCCTCGCCGGCCGCGAAGCGCTCTTCCTCGACCGGATCGCCGGGGGCCGGATCGTGGACGGGCACGGCGATCTGAGCGCCGACGACATCTTCCTTCTCGACGACGGCCCCCGGGTGCTCGACTGCCTGGAGTACGACGATCGGCTGCGCTACCTGGACGTGCTCGACGACGTGGCCTGCCTGGCGGTGGACCTGGAGCACCTCGGCGCGCCGACGCTCGCCGAGGGCTTCGTGGCCGGTTACCGGGCGTTCAGCGGCGACACCGCGCCGCCCGCCCTGCTCCACCACTATGCGGCGTACCGGGCTGTCCTGCGGGCCGCCGCCGGTTGCCCGCGCCCGCGGAGGGACAGCCCGCCCCACAACGGTCACCTCGGCGACGCGCTGCGGCACCTGCGCGCCGGGACGGTCCGGCTGGTGCTGCTCGGCGGGTCACCGGCGACGGGCCGTTCCACGCTGGCCGGTCAGCTCGGCGGCACCGTGCTGAGCGCCGACCGGATCTGGGCGGAGCTGGCCGGCAATGCGGCGGCGGAGCCGGGCGATCGGATCCACGCGGAGATGATCTGGCAGGCCCGTCGCCTGCTGGAGCACGGCGCAACGGTGATCCTGGACGCCGCCTGGACCCACGAGGAGCATCGCCGCGCCGCCCGGGACCTGGCGCACTGCACCCACAGCGAGCTCGTCGAGCTGCGCACCGCCGCCGCAGGCCGCGACACCGACGATTGGCCGCAGGCGCGGACCGTCGACTCCGCGGCTCAGGCGCTGGCCGAACTGGGCGGGCCGTTCGGCCCGGCCGAAACGGGGCGGCCGGCCCGGGTGACCATGCGCCCCGCGGCGAATAGTCGGTCATAG
- a CDS encoding serine/threonine-protein kinase, producing MLSPGVVLHGRYQLTRLVAAGGMGEVWRADDLLLHRQIAVKVLLPALMADTQFIARFRAEARMMAALRHPGIAQIHDYGRDAAVGPYRFDYLVMEFIDGTPLSERIRRAGVLGADETLAVVAQVADALQAAHDAGIVHRDIKPNNLLVRPDGAIVVVDFGVARSAAGTTGLTATGVVLGSAHYMAPEQAEAQPVTAATDVYALGAVAFTCLAGRPPYVGDSPLAVLGQLVHGPAPVLPPEVPPEAAALVRRAMAKDPGQRFPTAAEFAAAARAVVTSRSVPGPITAVPPPAGPAPEPAAATREAATLRDPGMTVSQAAETVADGPEPPAAAPLAVRDQVRRPAGTTSPAGRRRSTLVAAVLAGLLLVGAVAGRLLATNRTGQQPATLGASSGTSGPAATSRAASTGAAPRATTAKVDPPAALCGPPASKFTVVEKRRLTTPRGDLLATTYLLYSAVDASHCAVTVKEPGAGMKLKAYVFVQARKGVRILSDDAGQPFVARVDPNRTRCVYWGGSIDEDTAIDYFDEQWCHK from the coding sequence ATGCTGTCCCCGGGGGTCGTGCTCCACGGTCGATACCAGCTGACCCGGCTCGTGGCCGCGGGCGGCATGGGTGAGGTGTGGCGAGCCGACGACCTGCTGTTGCATCGGCAGATCGCGGTCAAGGTGCTGCTGCCGGCACTGATGGCGGACACCCAGTTCATCGCGCGGTTCCGGGCCGAGGCCCGGATGATGGCGGCGCTACGGCATCCCGGCATCGCGCAGATCCACGACTACGGCAGGGACGCGGCGGTCGGACCGTACCGATTCGACTACCTGGTGATGGAGTTCATCGACGGCACCCCGCTCTCCGAGCGGATCCGCCGGGCGGGAGTGCTCGGCGCGGACGAGACCCTGGCCGTGGTGGCCCAGGTCGCCGACGCGCTGCAGGCCGCCCACGACGCCGGCATCGTGCACCGCGACATCAAGCCGAACAACCTGCTGGTCCGGCCCGATGGAGCGATCGTGGTGGTCGACTTCGGGGTCGCCCGGTCGGCCGCCGGGACAACCGGCCTCACCGCCACCGGCGTGGTGCTCGGCTCGGCGCATTACATGGCCCCCGAGCAGGCCGAAGCTCAACCGGTGACGGCGGCCACCGACGTGTACGCGCTGGGGGCGGTCGCTTTCACCTGCCTCGCCGGACGGCCGCCCTATGTCGGGGACAGCCCGCTCGCGGTCCTCGGCCAACTCGTGCACGGGCCGGCGCCGGTGCTGCCGCCCGAGGTCCCGCCGGAGGCGGCGGCGCTGGTGCGGCGAGCCATGGCGAAGGATCCGGGACAGCGGTTCCCGACCGCGGCGGAGTTCGCGGCGGCAGCCCGCGCGGTGGTCACGTCCCGCTCGGTCCCCGGCCCGATCACCGCAGTGCCACCACCGGCCGGGCCGGCTCCGGAGCCGGCCGCGGCGACTCGTGAGGCGGCTACGCTGCGGGATCCGGGGATGACGGTCTCCCAGGCCGCGGAGACAGTCGCGGACGGGCCCGAGCCGCCCGCCGCCGCACCGCTCGCCGTCCGCGATCAGGTCCGCCGGCCGGCCGGCACCACGTCACCCGCCGGCCGACGGCGGTCCACCCTGGTGGCTGCCGTGCTGGCGGGCCTGCTGCTGGTCGGCGCGGTGGCCGGCCGGCTACTGGCCACGAACCGCACCGGCCAGCAGCCCGCAACCCTCGGGGCGAGTTCCGGCACCAGCGGTCCGGCCGCCACCAGCCGAGCCGCCAGTACCGGTGCGGCCCCGCGCGCGACGACCGCGAAGGTCGACCCGCCCGCCGCTCTCTGCGGCCCGCCGGCCAGCAAGTTCACGGTCGTGGAGAAGCGGCGGCTGACGACGCCCCGTGGTGACTTGCTGGCCACCACCTACCTGCTCTACTCCGCTGTCGACGCATCGCACTGCGCGGTCACCGTCAAGGAACCAGGCGCCGGCATGAAGCTGAAAGCGTACGTCTTCGTCCAGGCCCGCAAGGGTGTGCGGATCCTTTCCGACGATGCCGGGCAGCCGTTCGTGGCCCGGGTCGATCCGAACCGGACCCGGTGCGTCTACTGGGGCGGCTCGATCGACGAGGACACCGCCATCGACTACTTCGACGAGCAGTGGTGCCACAAGTGA
- a CDS encoding universal stress protein: MRTPAIVVGTDGTDAGSAAVRWAAHEAERRNVPLRIIHVLDWDWAVSRYDVGGQSFQLARQSARIVAEDAIRTALDTAPGIELQAQIAVGRPAGQLLNAAVDASRMVVGNRGRSGITGLLLGSVSRRVAARAHCPVVVVRGRADPGTGPVAAGVDDAARAEDVLEAAFAAADRYDTDLVVVRSYGPDQETVERHRLTELLAPWRSKYPNVAVEMILSTDSTAATLTEISHGTRLVVAGCREHAMAAGALRGTTTSQLLHHADCPVLIVH, from the coding sequence ATGCGGACCCCGGCCATCGTCGTCGGTACCGACGGCACCGATGCCGGCTCGGCCGCCGTCCGGTGGGCCGCGCACGAGGCCGAGCGCCGCAACGTGCCACTGCGCATCATCCACGTGCTGGACTGGGACTGGGCCGTGTCACGCTACGACGTCGGCGGCCAGAGCTTCCAGCTGGCCCGCCAATCCGCCCGGATCGTCGCCGAGGACGCCATCCGGACCGCCCTCGACACCGCCCCCGGCATCGAGCTGCAAGCGCAGATCGCGGTCGGCCGCCCAGCCGGTCAGCTGCTCAACGCAGCCGTGGACGCCTCCCGGATGGTGGTCGGCAACCGCGGCCGGAGCGGGATCACCGGCCTACTGCTCGGCTCGGTGAGCCGGCGGGTCGCCGCCCGCGCCCACTGCCCGGTCGTCGTGGTGCGCGGCCGCGCCGATCCCGGCACCGGCCCGGTCGCGGCCGGTGTGGACGACGCCGCTCGCGCCGAGGACGTGCTGGAAGCGGCCTTCGCCGCCGCCGACCGGTACGACACCGACCTCGTGGTGGTCCGCTCCTACGGCCCCGACCAGGAGACCGTGGAACGCCACCGGCTGACCGAGCTGCTCGCCCCGTGGCGGTCGAAGTATCCGAACGTCGCGGTGGAGATGATCCTCTCCACCGACAGCACCGCCGCGACCCTCACCGAGATCTCGCACGGCACCCGGCTGGTCGTCGCCGGCTGCCGCGAGCACGCCATGGCGGCCGGTGCGCTGCGCGGCACGACCACGTCCCAGCTGCTGCACCACGCCGACTGCCCGGTGCTGATCGTCCACTGA
- a CDS encoding Hsp20/alpha crystallin family protein: MASLLPRLFGDMTDWLEVDFPRPLPAIRVEDRITDKEYVLRAELPGLDPEKDVQITALHGVLTVNAERHEEKVGTGRSEFRYGMLHRALRLPPNADEDGITATYEKGILEITVPLVGPEPAGRKIGITAK; encoded by the coding sequence ATGGCGTCGTTGCTGCCCCGGCTGTTCGGTGACATGACCGACTGGCTGGAGGTCGACTTCCCGCGTCCGCTGCCGGCGATCCGCGTCGAGGACCGGATCACTGACAAGGAGTACGTGCTGCGCGCCGAGCTGCCCGGGCTGGACCCGGAGAAAGATGTGCAGATCACCGCGTTGCACGGCGTGCTGACCGTGAATGCGGAACGGCACGAGGAGAAGGTCGGCACGGGCCGCTCGGAGTTCCGGTACGGCATGCTGCACCGCGCGTTGCGGCTGCCGCCGAACGCCGACGAGGACGGGATCACCGCGACCTACGAGAAGGGCATCCTGGAGATCACCGTGCCGCTGGTCGGACCGGAACCGGCCGGCCGGAAGATCGGGATCACCGCGAAGTGA
- a CDS encoding cation-translocating P-type ATPase, with amino-acid sequence MAQTTTAPAEVDERQPPTELFRHLRSGPAGLRSREAARRLTVYGPNELSRRHTRRWPRQLLAQFTQPLAVLLMVAAVLAWFGHTPALAAAVVAVILLNAGFAFVQEQQAERAVEALAAFLPMSARVLRDGELIEAPARELVPGDVIEVTEGDRVCADARLIDGAVAVDLSALNGESAPAIRAADPDLVPGPLLEARELVFSGTSCTAGQARAVVTHTGMHTEIGRIAALSQRGRIEASPLERQVRRATWIIAAAAVAAGVAFLPIGVLAGLGWAAAISFAIGLIVANVPEGLLPTITLALAAGVRELARAGAVVKRLSAVETLGSTTVICTDKTGTLTENRMRVTQLWLPGGERDVAVRDLAAAAATCTTAHAADRGDPTELALLRLAADRGVPVDPAVRDAARTALYAFDPRTKRMSTVSGDRLHTKGAPESVLPLCTRIVDAAGRTTELTEAVRAEAAAAIDRYAEAGLRVLAVAERVGTAERLAAGREDAEAGLTLLGLVAMVDPPRAAVPAAVADAHRAGIRVHVITGDYGPTAATIAAEVGIGNSHQQVVTGAELDTMGDAELDRLLGNGREIVFARSAPEGKLRICEALRSHGHIVAMTGDGVNDAPALRRADIGVAMGRSGTDVAREAATMVLTDDNFATIVRAVEAGRRVFDNVRKFVLYIFAHAVPEVVPFLIFALSGGAVPLPLTVLQILAIDLGTETLPALALGRERAEPGLMGRPPRSPKAGVIDRRLLWRAWGLLGVTSAVLVVAGFFWTLWRAGWQPGATLTGADYDRATTMTFAGIVACQIGTAFAARTDYASLRSIGVLSNRMLLGGIAFELVFAAALIYLPPLQAVFGTAALGGAELAFLAPFPLLVWGVDELYRARLRRRGSRTAPEEAPSCESATS; translated from the coding sequence ATGGCTCAGACGACGACGGCCCCGGCCGAGGTCGACGAGCGACAGCCGCCGACCGAACTGTTCCGGCACCTGCGGTCCGGACCCGCCGGGCTGCGCTCCCGCGAGGCGGCGCGCCGGCTCACCGTGTACGGCCCCAACGAACTGTCGCGGCGGCACACCCGGCGCTGGCCGCGGCAGCTGCTCGCCCAGTTCACCCAGCCGCTCGCGGTGCTGCTGATGGTCGCCGCGGTGCTCGCCTGGTTCGGGCACACCCCCGCGCTGGCCGCGGCGGTGGTCGCGGTCATCCTGCTCAACGCCGGGTTCGCGTTCGTGCAGGAACAGCAGGCCGAACGTGCGGTCGAAGCGCTTGCCGCGTTCCTGCCGATGTCCGCGCGGGTGCTGCGCGACGGTGAACTGATCGAAGCCCCGGCGCGGGAACTGGTTCCCGGCGACGTCATCGAGGTCACCGAAGGTGACCGGGTCTGCGCCGACGCCCGCTTGATCGACGGCGCGGTGGCGGTCGACCTGTCGGCGCTCAACGGCGAATCGGCGCCCGCCATCCGGGCCGCCGACCCCGACCTGGTGCCAGGACCGCTGCTGGAGGCGCGAGAGCTGGTGTTCAGCGGCACCTCGTGCACGGCCGGCCAGGCCCGGGCGGTGGTCACCCACACCGGCATGCACACCGAGATCGGCCGGATCGCGGCCCTGTCGCAGCGCGGCCGGATCGAGGCGAGTCCGCTGGAACGCCAGGTCCGCCGGGCCACGTGGATCATCGCGGCCGCCGCGGTCGCGGCCGGGGTCGCGTTTCTGCCGATCGGCGTGCTGGCCGGGCTCGGCTGGGCGGCGGCGATCAGTTTCGCCATCGGCCTGATCGTCGCGAACGTGCCCGAGGGGCTGCTGCCGACGATCACCCTGGCGCTCGCGGCCGGCGTGCGGGAGTTGGCCCGCGCCGGTGCGGTGGTGAAACGGTTGTCCGCCGTGGAGACGCTCGGCTCGACCACGGTGATCTGCACCGACAAGACCGGCACCCTGACCGAGAACCGGATGCGGGTCACCCAGCTGTGGCTGCCCGGCGGCGAGCGGGACGTGGCGGTGCGTGACCTGGCGGCAGCGGCCGCGACCTGCACCACCGCGCACGCGGCCGACCGGGGTGACCCGACCGAGCTGGCGCTGCTGCGCCTTGCCGCCGACCGGGGCGTGCCGGTGGATCCGGCGGTCCGCGACGCCGCCCGGACCGCGCTGTACGCCTTCGATCCGCGGACCAAGCGCATGTCCACGGTGAGCGGCGACCGGCTGCACACCAAAGGCGCGCCGGAATCCGTCCTGCCGCTGTGCACGCGGATCGTCGACGCCGCCGGCCGGACCACCGAACTGACCGAGGCGGTGCGGGCCGAGGCGGCCGCGGCCATCGACCGGTACGCCGAGGCCGGTCTGCGCGTGCTGGCCGTCGCCGAACGGGTCGGGACCGCCGAACGGCTGGCCGCCGGACGCGAGGACGCCGAGGCCGGGCTGACCCTGCTCGGACTGGTCGCCATGGTCGACCCGCCACGCGCGGCGGTGCCGGCCGCGGTCGCCGACGCGCACCGGGCCGGCATCCGGGTCCATGTGATCACCGGCGACTACGGGCCGACCGCGGCGACCATCGCGGCCGAGGTCGGCATCGGCAACAGCCACCAGCAGGTGGTCACCGGCGCCGAACTGGACACGATGGGCGACGCCGAACTCGACCGTCTGCTCGGCAACGGGCGGGAGATCGTCTTCGCCCGGTCCGCGCCGGAGGGCAAGCTACGCATCTGCGAGGCGTTGCGCTCGCACGGGCACATCGTCGCGATGACCGGGGACGGGGTCAACGACGCCCCGGCGCTGCGCCGCGCCGACATCGGGGTGGCGATGGGCCGCTCCGGCACCGACGTGGCCCGTGAGGCGGCGACCATGGTGCTCACCGACGACAACTTCGCCACCATCGTGCGGGCTGTCGAGGCGGGCCGCCGGGTCTTCGACAACGTCCGCAAGTTCGTGCTGTACATCTTCGCGCACGCCGTACCGGAAGTCGTGCCGTTCTTGATCTTCGCTTTGTCCGGTGGGGCGGTGCCGTTGCCGCTGACGGTGCTGCAGATCCTCGCCATCGACCTGGGCACCGAGACGCTGCCGGCGCTCGCGCTGGGCCGCGAGCGCGCCGAACCGGGGCTGATGGGCCGGCCACCGCGGTCGCCGAAGGCCGGAGTGATCGACCGGCGCCTGCTGTGGCGGGCCTGGGGGTTGCTCGGCGTCACCTCGGCGGTCCTGGTCGTCGCCGGTTTCTTCTGGACGCTGTGGCGGGCCGGCTGGCAGCCCGGCGCCACGCTGACCGGCGCGGACTACGACCGGGCTACCACGATGACCTTCGCCGGAATCGTGGCCTGCCAGATCGGCACCGCCTTCGCCGCGCGAACCGACTACGCGTCGCTGCGCTCGATCGGCGTGCTCAGCAACCGGATGCTGCTCGGCGGGATCGCTTTCGAGCTGGTCTTCGCCGCGGCCCTGATCTATCTGCCGCCGCTGCAGGCCGTTTTCGGAACGGCCGCGCTCGGCGGCGCCGAACTGGCCTTCCTCGCCCCGTTCCCGCTGCTGGTGTGGGGCGTCGACGAACTCTACCGCGCGCGGCTGCGCCGCCGCGGATCCCGAACCGCTCCCGAGGAGGCACCATCATGCGAGTCCGCGACATCATGA
- a CDS encoding DUF1876 domain-containing protein, with translation MMHTRTWTVEITIDEHEEERRTHAVAVLRTEARPQVRGEGTAHRAPRDREVPEIGDELATARALADLAYQLLDVTAADIEAVVHRPVFLDS, from the coding sequence ATGATGCACACGCGGACCTGGACAGTGGAGATCACCATCGACGAGCACGAGGAGGAACGGCGCACTCATGCGGTTGCCGTTCTGCGCACCGAGGCCCGGCCGCAAGTGCGGGGTGAGGGGACCGCGCACCGCGCGCCGCGCGACCGCGAGGTGCCGGAGATCGGCGACGAGCTCGCCACCGCGCGGGCGCTGGCCGACCTGGCCTACCAGCTGCTGGACGTGACCGCCGCCGACATCGAGGCGGTCGTCCACCGGCCGGTGTTCCTGGACAGCTGA
- a CDS encoding S1 family peptidase has protein sequence MRKPLLTGALLAGAVTAALMTAPTPANAIAHGEDVPIGRYAFSVKLTMTGIPTADGGRRNSGCSGALVAARWIITAGHCFRDATGTRVEYPVADLTTATVGRTDLTDPSRGQLRTVIRVRQSPTADVALAELDKPVRGIRPIKLGSRPPAVGTVVRLTGYGSLTSSNPVPATRLQTGQLTVVQVGDSVTGFHGYAPQPDTTPCPYDSGGPYFVEKRGGPRLVAVVSNGPSCPHTQVENGARTDNITGWITEVIHSK, from the coding sequence ATGCGGAAGCCTCTGCTGACCGGAGCCCTGCTCGCCGGAGCCGTCACCGCCGCCCTGATGACCGCCCCCACGCCGGCGAACGCGATCGCCCATGGCGAGGACGTACCGATCGGCCGGTATGCGTTCTCGGTCAAACTGACGATGACCGGCATCCCGACCGCCGACGGCGGCAGACGTAACAGCGGCTGCTCCGGCGCCCTGGTCGCGGCCCGGTGGATCATCACGGCCGGTCACTGTTTCCGGGACGCGACCGGCACCCGGGTCGAATACCCGGTCGCCGACCTGACCACGGCCACGGTCGGCCGGACCGACCTCACCGACCCCAGCCGCGGCCAGCTGCGCACGGTGATCCGGGTCCGTCAGTCACCGACGGCCGACGTCGCCCTGGCCGAACTCGACAAACCGGTCCGCGGGATCCGCCCGATCAAACTCGGCAGCCGCCCGCCGGCCGTCGGCACCGTCGTCCGGCTCACCGGTTACGGCTCGCTGACCAGCAGCAACCCGGTGCCGGCCACCCGGCTGCAGACCGGACAGCTGACGGTGGTCCAGGTCGGCGACTCGGTCACCGGCTTCCACGGGTACGCCCCGCAGCCGGACACCACGCCCTGCCCCTACGACTCGGGCGGCCCGTACTTCGTCGAGAAGCGGGGCGGGCCCCGGCTGGTCGCCGTGGTCAGCAACGGCCCGAGCTGCCCGCACACCCAGGTGGAGAACGGCGCCCGCACCGACAACATCACCGGCTGGATCACCGAGGTGATCCACTCCAAGTAG